In Nitrobacteraceae bacterium AZCC 1564, the following proteins share a genomic window:
- a CDS encoding hypothetical protein (product_source=Hypo-rule applied; transmembrane_helix_parts=Inside_1_4,TMhelix_5_27,Outside_28_190) — protein MKKAIAMAAICGLLIGGAAGAFGHLAWPLLPKRDHAGPASERPIWTEIEWPFAVDEWGKGKAYRCAAAHCGTEANLYVRAKIGFCNCTTGVSDDDELHRLSDFRLMGGKPLALGPGRPISVRWMNGRSRAYTIGDRSRRAALAIAFNDRCDAVVATVVTTMDRPDVVEPSAIVFLNSDEIIQWATVTLGL, from the coding sequence ATGAAGAAAGCCATCGCGATGGCCGCGATCTGCGGCCTGTTGATCGGAGGCGCTGCCGGGGCGTTTGGACACCTGGCGTGGCCGCTGCTGCCAAAGCGTGACCATGCGGGTCCGGCATCGGAACGCCCGATCTGGACCGAAATTGAGTGGCCCTTTGCCGTCGATGAGTGGGGCAAGGGCAAAGCATATCGCTGTGCAGCCGCCCACTGCGGGACGGAGGCGAATCTCTACGTTCGCGCCAAGATTGGCTTTTGCAACTGCACGACTGGCGTATCCGACGATGACGAACTTCATCGCCTGAGTGATTTCAGGCTGATGGGCGGCAAGCCGTTGGCGCTGGGGCCTGGCCGTCCGATTAGCGTCCGTTGGATGAACGGCCGCAGCCGTGCTTACACGATTGGTGATCGTTCGCGCAGGGCCGCGCTTGCGATCGCCTTCAATGATCGTTGTGACGCTGTGGTGGCAACGGTCGTGACAACCATGGATCGGCCGGATGTTGTTGAGCCGAGCGCGATCGTCTTTCTCAACAGCGATGAAATCATTCAGTGGGCGACAGTCACCCTTGGCCTTTAA
- a CDS encoding phosphoglycerate dehydrogenase-like enzyme (product_source=COG0111; cog=COG0111), whose translation MTDVKVAYDAATLATLRRALDQVLTHPLFLNSPSVSALEMAEHILSLAAAGERDIERLRNSALSILASGRAA comes from the coding sequence ATGACGGACGTCAAGGTCGCCTATGATGCCGCCACGCTCGCGACATTGCGGCGCGCACTGGATCAAGTACTCACGCACCCGCTCTTCCTGAACTCACCGTCGGTATCCGCGCTTGAAATGGCCGAACACATTCTCTCCCTTGCCGCCGCCGGCGAACGAGATATCGAACGCTTGAGGAATTCGGCGTTGTCGATCCTTGCATCCGGCAGGGCCGCTTGA
- a CDS encoding hypothetical protein (product_source=Hypo-rule applied; cath_funfam=1.10.10.440), with amino-acid sequence MPTLTGLFSFHCIHGNSLTDDTKTPRLQTRFRELFVTPHWGERMRKKHLEVYRAALKIAGSGKAQDWKGIQERLVDDGFRRAPEFLDSQKIRAILDMRCEEVRKGRD; translated from the coding sequence ATGCCGACGTTGACGGGTCTGTTTTCCTTCCACTGCATTCATGGTAATTCCCTGACTGATGACACGAAAACGCCGCGGTTACAGACGAGGTTCCGCGAACTTTTTGTGACGCCGCATTGGGGGGAGCGAATGCGTAAGAAGCATCTAGAGGTTTACCGCGCGGCATTGAAGATCGCAGGTTCGGGCAAGGCGCAAGATTGGAAGGGAATTCAGGAAAGACTCGTTGATGACGGGTTTCGTCGAGCTCCCGAATTTCTCGACAGCCAGAAGATACGCGCCATACTCGATATGCGCTGCGAAGAAGTTCGCAAGGGCAGAGATTAG
- a CDS encoding hypothetical protein (product_source=COG3798; cog=COG3798; pfam=PF09939; superfamily=50346) has translation MSDSRIKEHMEVIGADGVHVGTVDRVEKDRIKLTKSDSGEGSHKGHHHYIDLGLVADVEGQQVRLSANAAVAVTFEDEASGKPV, from the coding sequence ATGAGCGACAGCCGGATCAAGGAGCACATGGAAGTGATCGGAGCAGACGGCGTTCACGTCGGCACTGTCGATCGTGTCGAGAAAGACAGGATCAAGCTGACCAAGAGTGATAGCGGCGAGGGAAGTCACAAGGGCCATCATCACTATATCGATCTCGGCCTGGTTGCGGACGTCGAAGGACAACAAGTGCGTTTATCTGCGAATGCAGCCGTCGCGGTCACTTTCGAAGACGAAGCCTCAGGCAAGCCCGTCTAA
- a CDS encoding Tfp pilus assembly protein PilF (product_source=COG3063; cath_funfam=1.10.8.60,1.25.40.10; cleavage_site_network=SignalP-noTM; cog=COG3063; smart=SM00028; superfamily=48452) yields the protein MRALLLAFTLTSAITLGAHHPVVAQDNAEQKLGSVHFATSCNDTAQRRFDRAMRYQHSFWYSASSEIYGEVLKADPECAIAYWGIALALLNNPHIAVPAPNLPLGLAAIEKAQTLGAKTQRERDYIDALAVMYRDYDKIPHQARVQAYLQKMADLAGRYPDDDEAQIFYAITLNVAAPAADKTYANQLKGAAILEPIFQRQPQHPGAAHYLIHLYDYPAVAARGLPAALRYAKVAPNAPHAQHMPSHIFTRVGYWKESIAANTASVEAAKASNEAGDQLHGQDYMVYAYLQLGQDKEARGILDAMEATQFGPDAFAAAYARAASPARYAMEREDWKSAANLVVQSSKFPHVMAVTYFARAIGAARSGDPGAAGVDADKLAALHDNLQDAKNDYWASQVDVQEQAARAWILYAQGKYEDALKAMSLAAEAEDKTEKSPVTPGPLMPARELYGVMLLDRGMANEALAAFEATMSKEPNRYNAYVGAAKAAQAIGDNAKAKAAYERLISTAGATSERSTLAEAKAFVAKN from the coding sequence ATGCGCGCATTGCTACTCGCATTTACTCTCACTTCCGCCATAACGCTCGGCGCTCATCATCCCGTTGTCGCTCAAGACAATGCCGAGCAGAAATTAGGATCGGTTCATTTCGCGACCTCCTGCAATGACACCGCGCAACGGCGTTTCGATCGCGCCATGCGATACCAGCACTCGTTCTGGTACAGCGCATCGAGTGAGATCTACGGGGAAGTGCTCAAGGCGGATCCGGAATGCGCGATTGCCTATTGGGGAATTGCGCTGGCGCTGCTCAACAATCCGCATATCGCAGTGCCTGCGCCCAATCTTCCGCTTGGACTTGCGGCCATCGAGAAGGCGCAGACGCTCGGCGCCAAAACACAGCGAGAGCGCGACTATATTGATGCTCTCGCGGTGATGTACCGCGATTACGACAAAATCCCGCATCAGGCTCGCGTTCAGGCATATCTGCAGAAGATGGCGGACTTAGCGGGGCGTTATCCGGATGATGACGAAGCCCAGATCTTTTATGCGATTACGCTCAATGTCGCCGCACCAGCCGCCGACAAGACATATGCCAATCAACTGAAGGGCGCCGCGATCCTTGAGCCCATTTTCCAGCGTCAGCCTCAGCATCCAGGCGCAGCGCACTATCTGATCCATTTGTACGATTATCCGGCGGTTGCAGCGAGGGGACTGCCAGCGGCGCTTCGCTACGCAAAGGTCGCGCCGAATGCACCCCACGCGCAGCACATGCCCTCCCATATCTTCACGCGCGTCGGTTACTGGAAGGAGTCGATCGCTGCGAACACAGCTTCTGTAGAAGCGGCAAAAGCCAGTAACGAGGCTGGCGACCAGCTCCATGGTCAAGACTATATGGTCTATGCCTATCTGCAGCTCGGGCAGGACAAAGAAGCACGCGGCATTCTCGACGCAATGGAAGCCACGCAGTTTGGGCCCGATGCTTTTGCGGCCGCTTACGCCCGCGCAGCATCCCCAGCGCGCTATGCAATGGAGCGCGAGGACTGGAAAAGCGCCGCCAATCTCGTAGTCCAGTCGAGCAAGTTTCCGCACGTCATGGCGGTGACCTACTTTGCCCGTGCAATCGGCGCCGCGCGCTCCGGTGACCCCGGTGCAGCGGGCGTCGATGCAGACAAGCTTGCCGCGCTCCATGACAATTTGCAGGATGCGAAGAACGATTACTGGGCCAGTCAGGTCGACGTTCAGGAGCAGGCGGCCCGCGCTTGGATCCTCTATGCTCAAGGCAAATACGAAGACGCCTTAAAGGCCATGAGCTTAGCCGCCGAGGCCGAGGACAAAACCGAGAAGTCGCCCGTCACGCCGGGGCCTCTCATGCCAGCCCGCGAACTTTATGGTGTCATGCTGCTTGATCGTGGCATGGCGAACGAGGCGCTGGCGGCCTTCGAGGCCACGATGTCCAAGGAGCCGAACCGCTACAATGCATATGTTGGCGCGGCTAAGGCTGCTCAGGCCATCGGCGACAACGCTAAAGCAAAGGCAGCGTACGAAAGATTGATATCAACAGCCGGAGCGACGTCTGAAAGGTCTACGCTCGCAGAGGCCAAGGCGTTCGTTGCGAAGAATTAG